Proteins co-encoded in one Erinaceus europaeus chromosome X, mEriEur2.1, whole genome shotgun sequence genomic window:
- the UPF3B gene encoding regulator of nonsense transcripts 3B isoform X2, with amino-acid sequence MSAMKDEKDHRPKEKRVTLVAPLGATGSGATASGDSGKGDDKQDRNKEKKEALSKVVIRRLPPTLTKEQLLEHLQPLPDHDYFEFFSNDTSLYPHMYSRAYINLRNQEDILLFRDRFDGYVFLDNKGQEYPAIVEFAPFQKAAKKKIKKRDTKVGTIDDDPEYRKFLETYAADNEKMTSTPETLLEEIEAKNRELIAKKTTPLLSFLKNKQRMREEKREERRRREIERKRQREEERRKWKEEEKRKRKDIEKLKKVERVPEREKIKDEPKIKLLKKPEKDEKEMDRRDKPKKLDKENLSDDRGIGAACALPRRSEMEFKDERSRRMEEESSRDYRERDRDYERDQDRIFRERERQRRQEEEQRRRQKERYEKERAFKRKEEEMRKEKDVLRDKGRKAEATETLSSLEKNEKKEEVVKRDRIRNKDRPAMQLYQPGARSRNRLCPPDDSTRLGDSALEKKQESGISHRKEGGED; translated from the exons ATGAGCGCCATGAAGGATGAGAAGGACCACAGGCCTAAGGAGAAGCGAGTCACCCTCGTGGCTCCCTTGGGGGCTACAGGTAGCGGCGCTACGGCTTCGGGGGACAGCGGGAAGGGGGACGACAAACAGGATCGGaacaaggagaagaaagaggcgCTGAGCAAG gTGGTCATTCGGAGATTACCTCCCACTTTGACCAAGGAGCAGCTTCTGGAACATCTTCAACCCTTGCCAGACCAtgattattttgaatttttttctaatgATACTAG tctGTATCCTCATATGTACTCCAGAGCGTACATCAACTTGAGAAACCAAGAGGACATCCTTTTATTCAGGGATCGCTTTGATGGTTATGTATTCCTTGACAATAAAG GTCAGGAATATCCTGCTATAGTAGAATTTGCACCTTTTCAAAAAGCTGCAAAAAAGAAGATCAAGAAAAGAGACACCAAAGTTGGGACTATTGATGATG ATCCAGAATATAGAAAATTCTTGGAAACTTATGCAGCTGATAATGAGAAAATGACATCTACTCCAGAGACACTGCTAGAGGAAATAGAAGCAAAAAATAGAGAACTAATAG CTAAAAAGACAACCCCACTTTTGAGCTTCCTGAAAAACAAGCAG agaatgagagaagaaaaacgagaagaaaggaggagacgagaaatagaaagaaaaagacaaagagaagaagaaaggagaaagtggaaggaagaagagaagcgaAAACGGAAAGATATCGAAAAGCTAAAGAAGGTAGAAAGAGttccagaaagggaaaaaattaaggaTGAGCCAAAGATTAAG CTGCTCAAGAAAccagaaaaagatgaaaaagaaatggACAGGAGAGATAAACCTAAGAAGTTGGACAAAGAGAATCTGAGTGATGATAGAGGCATTGGGGCAGCCTGCGCACTACCCAGACGTTCTGAAATGGAATTTAAGGATGAAAGATCCAGGAG AATGGAAGAGGAAAGCAGCAGAGACTACAGGGAAAGGGACCGGGATTATGAGCGAGACCAAGACCGTATTTTTCGGGAACGAGAAAGGCAGAGGCGTCAGGAAGAGGAGCAGCGCCGGAGGCAGAAGGAGcgctatgagaaagagagggcattcaaaagaaaggaagaagaaatgagaaaagagaaagatgtgCTTCGCgataaaggaaggaaggctgAAGCTACTGAAACTCTGAGCAGcctagaaaaaaatgagaagaaagaagaagtggttAAGAGAGATCGCATAAGGAACAAG GATCGCCCAGCAATGCAGCTGTACCAACCAGGAGCTCGAAGCCGAAACCGACTCTGTCCCCCAGATGACAGCACCAGGCTTGGGGATTCGGCACTAGAAAAAAAGCAGGAAAGTGGTATTAGCCATAGGAAAGAAGGTGGAGAGGATTGA
- the UPF3B gene encoding regulator of nonsense transcripts 3B isoform X1 produces the protein MSAMKDEKDHRPKEKRVTLVAPLGATGSGATASGDSGKGDDKQDRNKEKKEALSKVVIRRLPPTLTKEQLLEHLQPLPDHDYFEFFSNDTSLYPHMYSRAYINLRNQEDILLFRDRFDGYVFLDNKGQEYPAIVEFAPFQKAAKKKIKKRDTKVGTIDDDPEYRKFLETYAADNEKMTSTPETLLEEIEAKNRELIAKKTTPLLSFLKNKQRMREEKREERRRREIERKRQREEERRKWKEEEKRKRKDIEKLKKVERVPEREKIKDEPKIKVHRFLLQAVNQKNLLKKPEKDEKEMDRRDKPKKLDKENLSDDRGIGAACALPRRSEMEFKDERSRRMEEESSRDYRERDRDYERDQDRIFRERERQRRQEEEQRRRQKERYEKERAFKRKEEEMRKEKDVLRDKGRKAEATETLSSLEKNEKKEEVVKRDRIRNKDRPAMQLYQPGARSRNRLCPPDDSTRLGDSALEKKQESGISHRKEGGED, from the exons ATGAGCGCCATGAAGGATGAGAAGGACCACAGGCCTAAGGAGAAGCGAGTCACCCTCGTGGCTCCCTTGGGGGCTACAGGTAGCGGCGCTACGGCTTCGGGGGACAGCGGGAAGGGGGACGACAAACAGGATCGGaacaaggagaagaaagaggcgCTGAGCAAG gTGGTCATTCGGAGATTACCTCCCACTTTGACCAAGGAGCAGCTTCTGGAACATCTTCAACCCTTGCCAGACCAtgattattttgaatttttttctaatgATACTAG tctGTATCCTCATATGTACTCCAGAGCGTACATCAACTTGAGAAACCAAGAGGACATCCTTTTATTCAGGGATCGCTTTGATGGTTATGTATTCCTTGACAATAAAG GTCAGGAATATCCTGCTATAGTAGAATTTGCACCTTTTCAAAAAGCTGCAAAAAAGAAGATCAAGAAAAGAGACACCAAAGTTGGGACTATTGATGATG ATCCAGAATATAGAAAATTCTTGGAAACTTATGCAGCTGATAATGAGAAAATGACATCTACTCCAGAGACACTGCTAGAGGAAATAGAAGCAAAAAATAGAGAACTAATAG CTAAAAAGACAACCCCACTTTTGAGCTTCCTGAAAAACAAGCAG agaatgagagaagaaaaacgagaagaaaggaggagacgagaaatagaaagaaaaagacaaagagaagaagaaaggagaaagtggaaggaagaagagaagcgaAAACGGAAAGATATCGAAAAGCTAAAGAAGGTAGAAAGAGttccagaaagggaaaaaattaaggaTGAGCCAAAGATTAAG GTACACAGGTTTCTGTTACAAGCTGTGAATCAGAAAAAT CTGCTCAAGAAAccagaaaaagatgaaaaagaaatggACAGGAGAGATAAACCTAAGAAGTTGGACAAAGAGAATCTGAGTGATGATAGAGGCATTGGGGCAGCCTGCGCACTACCCAGACGTTCTGAAATGGAATTTAAGGATGAAAGATCCAGGAG AATGGAAGAGGAAAGCAGCAGAGACTACAGGGAAAGGGACCGGGATTATGAGCGAGACCAAGACCGTATTTTTCGGGAACGAGAAAGGCAGAGGCGTCAGGAAGAGGAGCAGCGCCGGAGGCAGAAGGAGcgctatgagaaagagagggcattcaaaagaaaggaagaagaaatgagaaaagagaaagatgtgCTTCGCgataaaggaaggaaggctgAAGCTACTGAAACTCTGAGCAGcctagaaaaaaatgagaagaaagaagaagtggttAAGAGAGATCGCATAAGGAACAAG GATCGCCCAGCAATGCAGCTGTACCAACCAGGAGCTCGAAGCCGAAACCGACTCTGTCCCCCAGATGACAGCACCAGGCTTGGGGATTCGGCACTAGAAAAAAAGCAGGAAAGTGGTATTAGCCATAGGAAAGAAGGTGGAGAGGATTGA
- the UPF3B gene encoding regulator of nonsense transcripts 3B isoform X3, which translates to MSAMKDEKDHRPKEKRVTLVAPLGATGSGATASGDSGKGDDKQDRNKEKKEALSKVVIRRLPPTLTKEQLLEHLQPLPDHDYFEFFSNDTSLYPHMYSRAYINLRNQEDILLFRDRFDGYVFLDNKGQEYPAIVEFAPFQKAAKKKIKKRDTKVGTIDDDPEYRKFLETYAADNEKMTSTPETLLEEIEAKNRELIAKKTTPLLSFLKNKQRMREEKREERRRREIERKRQREEERRKWKEEEKRKRKDIEKLKKVHRFLLQAVNQKNLLKKPEKDEKEMDRRDKPKKLDKENLSDDRGIGAACALPRRSEMEFKDERSRRMEEESSRDYRERDRDYERDQDRIFRERERQRRQEEEQRRRQKERYEKERAFKRKEEEMRKEKDVLRDKGRKAEATETLSSLEKNEKKEEVVKRDRIRNKDRPAMQLYQPGARSRNRLCPPDDSTRLGDSALEKKQESGISHRKEGGED; encoded by the exons ATGAGCGCCATGAAGGATGAGAAGGACCACAGGCCTAAGGAGAAGCGAGTCACCCTCGTGGCTCCCTTGGGGGCTACAGGTAGCGGCGCTACGGCTTCGGGGGACAGCGGGAAGGGGGACGACAAACAGGATCGGaacaaggagaagaaagaggcgCTGAGCAAG gTGGTCATTCGGAGATTACCTCCCACTTTGACCAAGGAGCAGCTTCTGGAACATCTTCAACCCTTGCCAGACCAtgattattttgaatttttttctaatgATACTAG tctGTATCCTCATATGTACTCCAGAGCGTACATCAACTTGAGAAACCAAGAGGACATCCTTTTATTCAGGGATCGCTTTGATGGTTATGTATTCCTTGACAATAAAG GTCAGGAATATCCTGCTATAGTAGAATTTGCACCTTTTCAAAAAGCTGCAAAAAAGAAGATCAAGAAAAGAGACACCAAAGTTGGGACTATTGATGATG ATCCAGAATATAGAAAATTCTTGGAAACTTATGCAGCTGATAATGAGAAAATGACATCTACTCCAGAGACACTGCTAGAGGAAATAGAAGCAAAAAATAGAGAACTAATAG CTAAAAAGACAACCCCACTTTTGAGCTTCCTGAAAAACAAGCAG agaatgagagaagaaaaacgagaagaaaggaggagacgagaaatagaaagaaaaagacaaagagaagaagaaaggagaaagtggaaggaagaagagaagcgaAAACGGAAAGATATCGAAAAGCTAAAGAAG GTACACAGGTTTCTGTTACAAGCTGTGAATCAGAAAAAT CTGCTCAAGAAAccagaaaaagatgaaaaagaaatggACAGGAGAGATAAACCTAAGAAGTTGGACAAAGAGAATCTGAGTGATGATAGAGGCATTGGGGCAGCCTGCGCACTACCCAGACGTTCTGAAATGGAATTTAAGGATGAAAGATCCAGGAG AATGGAAGAGGAAAGCAGCAGAGACTACAGGGAAAGGGACCGGGATTATGAGCGAGACCAAGACCGTATTTTTCGGGAACGAGAAAGGCAGAGGCGTCAGGAAGAGGAGCAGCGCCGGAGGCAGAAGGAGcgctatgagaaagagagggcattcaaaagaaaggaagaagaaatgagaaaagagaaagatgtgCTTCGCgataaaggaaggaaggctgAAGCTACTGAAACTCTGAGCAGcctagaaaaaaatgagaagaaagaagaagtggttAAGAGAGATCGCATAAGGAACAAG GATCGCCCAGCAATGCAGCTGTACCAACCAGGAGCTCGAAGCCGAAACCGACTCTGTCCCCCAGATGACAGCACCAGGCTTGGGGATTCGGCACTAGAAAAAAAGCAGGAAAGTGGTATTAGCCATAGGAAAGAAGGTGGAGAGGATTGA
- the UPF3B gene encoding regulator of nonsense transcripts 3B isoform X4 has product MSAMKDEKDHRPKEKRVTLVAPLGATGSGATASGDSGKGDDKQDRNKEKKEALSKVVIRRLPPTLTKEQLLEHLQPLPDHDYFEFFSNDTSLYPHMYSRAYINLRNQEDILLFRDRFDGYVFLDNKGQEYPAIVEFAPFQKAAKKKIKKRDTKVGTIDDDPEYRKFLETYAADNEKMTSTPETLLEEIEAKNRELIAKKTTPLLSFLKNKQRMREEKREERRRREIERKRQREEERRKWKEEEKRKRKDIEKLKKLLKKPEKDEKEMDRRDKPKKLDKENLSDDRGIGAACALPRRSEMEFKDERSRRMEEESSRDYRERDRDYERDQDRIFRERERQRRQEEEQRRRQKERYEKERAFKRKEEEMRKEKDVLRDKGRKAEATETLSSLEKNEKKEEVVKRDRIRNKDRPAMQLYQPGARSRNRLCPPDDSTRLGDSALEKKQESGISHRKEGGED; this is encoded by the exons ATGAGCGCCATGAAGGATGAGAAGGACCACAGGCCTAAGGAGAAGCGAGTCACCCTCGTGGCTCCCTTGGGGGCTACAGGTAGCGGCGCTACGGCTTCGGGGGACAGCGGGAAGGGGGACGACAAACAGGATCGGaacaaggagaagaaagaggcgCTGAGCAAG gTGGTCATTCGGAGATTACCTCCCACTTTGACCAAGGAGCAGCTTCTGGAACATCTTCAACCCTTGCCAGACCAtgattattttgaatttttttctaatgATACTAG tctGTATCCTCATATGTACTCCAGAGCGTACATCAACTTGAGAAACCAAGAGGACATCCTTTTATTCAGGGATCGCTTTGATGGTTATGTATTCCTTGACAATAAAG GTCAGGAATATCCTGCTATAGTAGAATTTGCACCTTTTCAAAAAGCTGCAAAAAAGAAGATCAAGAAAAGAGACACCAAAGTTGGGACTATTGATGATG ATCCAGAATATAGAAAATTCTTGGAAACTTATGCAGCTGATAATGAGAAAATGACATCTACTCCAGAGACACTGCTAGAGGAAATAGAAGCAAAAAATAGAGAACTAATAG CTAAAAAGACAACCCCACTTTTGAGCTTCCTGAAAAACAAGCAG agaatgagagaagaaaaacgagaagaaaggaggagacgagaaatagaaagaaaaagacaaagagaagaagaaaggagaaagtggaaggaagaagagaagcgaAAACGGAAAGATATCGAAAAGCTAAAGAAG CTGCTCAAGAAAccagaaaaagatgaaaaagaaatggACAGGAGAGATAAACCTAAGAAGTTGGACAAAGAGAATCTGAGTGATGATAGAGGCATTGGGGCAGCCTGCGCACTACCCAGACGTTCTGAAATGGAATTTAAGGATGAAAGATCCAGGAG AATGGAAGAGGAAAGCAGCAGAGACTACAGGGAAAGGGACCGGGATTATGAGCGAGACCAAGACCGTATTTTTCGGGAACGAGAAAGGCAGAGGCGTCAGGAAGAGGAGCAGCGCCGGAGGCAGAAGGAGcgctatgagaaagagagggcattcaaaagaaaggaagaagaaatgagaaaagagaaagatgtgCTTCGCgataaaggaaggaaggctgAAGCTACTGAAACTCTGAGCAGcctagaaaaaaatgagaagaaagaagaagtggttAAGAGAGATCGCATAAGGAACAAG GATCGCCCAGCAATGCAGCTGTACCAACCAGGAGCTCGAAGCCGAAACCGACTCTGTCCCCCAGATGACAGCACCAGGCTTGGGGATTCGGCACTAGAAAAAAAGCAGGAAAGTGGTATTAGCCATAGGAAAGAAGGTGGAGAGGATTGA